A portion of the Parambassis ranga chromosome 22, fParRan2.1, whole genome shotgun sequence genome contains these proteins:
- the LOC114428102 gene encoding uncharacterized protein LOC114428102 isoform X1: MLVQVKYCEEKKYVKLNEVEGHFNFGQFSEKVIERFCLPPDVQLTFKDATGTEVDAEIFSDLLGQGNVVLTVFSNDEFSDCSRSSASDLSFSSSGSTIIMDEVPRKKLRIEDLRSMSAKQLIEDVLRSKSGGEEVLQEYQTTETLTDATRRQMVNILVAHMIDNHGHLPTKAVREDYAKGIVMLFPSLRDPYSNKGYEHFYDAASNTGYISWRLKRVQRKIRRGYAMSPNTSTDISPRGPNFQRTVNVERQLDGSACQEAISLLNHTTDKSLIFQKMRETFHYRQKLVNDPGRSDNILSTFPRFLDTKGLVDQDFTLLFDEETSARLLQKWDVFFKPNVIKEAKQLTSTPELRRLVQSAESPIGRDFDEATTYDQDMASLLLLLHLLPPSPGGPKSPKISACDAAERLVVFHKSCCSLEEHFRNQQSRQPYLLAVGRQKNQIDNFYITMDKHLIPCQANRSLGACDELFKAHFVFNLSYDVALVNFYTFLQTTVYNIDVGKMKESPRVRDMRARLLNQTVELSLSE; this comes from the exons ATGCTGGTGCAGGTCAAGTACtgcgaagaaaaaaaatatgtgaagcTGAATGAAGTTGAAGGACACTTCAACTTTGGACAATTCAGTGAAAAGG TCATTGAGAGATTTTGCCTTCCGCCTGATGTACAACTTACATTCAAGGATGCAACAGGGACAGAAGTTGATGCTGAAATTTTCAGTGACCTTCTTGGACAAGGCAATGTGGTGCTGACAGTTTTCTCAAATGATG AATTCTCTGATTGCTCCAGGTCTTCTGCATCTGACTTGAGCTTCAGTTCAAGTGGATCAACTATAATCATGGATGAGGTCCCTAGGAAGAAATTGAGAATTGAGGATTTACGTTCAATGTCCGCTAAGCAG TTGATTGAGGATGTGCTTAGAAGCAAGTCTGGTGGTGAAGAGGTACTGCAGGAGTACCAAACAACAGAAACCCTAACAGATGCCACAAGAAGACAAATGGTCAACATACTAGTGGCTCACATGATTGATAATcatgg GCACCTCCCCACTAAAGCAGTCAGAGAAGATTATGCCAAAGGGATAGTGATGCTGTTCCCCTCCCTCAGGGATCCATATTCCAACAAAGGCTAT GAACACTTCTATGATGCTGCAAGCAACACAGGATACATTTCTTGGCGTCTGAAAAGAGTGCAAAGGAAGATTCGTCGAGGATATGCAATGTCACCAAATACCTCTACTGACATTTCTCCAAGAGGCCCAAATTTCCAAAGGACTGTTAATGTTGAAAGGCAACTTGATGGTAGTGCTTGTCAAGAAGCTATATCTTTGCTCAACCACACCACAGACAAGTCTCTGATTTTCCAGAAGATGAGAGAGACCTTTCATTACCGCCAGAAGCTTGTTAATGACCCAGGCAGAAGTGATAATATCCTCTCCACCTTCCCGAGATTCTTGGATACCAAAGGATTG GTGGATCAAGACTTCACACTCCTGTTTGATGAGGAGACGTCTGCTAGGCTGCTTCAGAAATGGGATGTGTTCTTCAAGCCAAATGTCATAAAAGAGGCTAAACAGCTGACTTCTACACCAGAGCTGCGTCGCTTGGTGCAGTCAGCAGAAAGTCCCATAGGACGTGATTTTGACGAGGCAACAA CTTATGACCAAGACATGGCCTCCCTGTTATTGCTGCTACATCTCTTGCCACCATCACCAGGGGGACCCAAGTCTCCAAAAATCAGTGCGTGTGATGCAGCTGAGAGACTTGTAGTGTTTCATAAG TCATGCTGCAGTTTGGAGGAGCATTTCCGCAACCAGCAGAGTCGGCAGCCATATCTCCTCGCTGTTGGACGTCAGAAGAACCAGATTGACAACTTCTACATCACCATGGATAAACACCTCATCCCATGCCAGGCAAACCGCTCCCTTGGGgcatgtgatgaacttttcaaGGCACATTTTGTGTTCAATTTGTCATATGATGTTGCACTTGTGAATTTTTACACATTCCTACAGACAACAGTGTATAACATTGATGTGGGGAAAATGAAGGAGTCGCCCAGAGTTAGAGACATGAGAGCTAGACTGCTTAACCAGACAGTTGAACTCTCACTCTCTGAGTAG
- the LOC114428102 gene encoding uncharacterized protein LOC114428102 isoform X2, which produces MLVQVKYCEEKKYVKLNEVEGHFNFGQFSEKVIERFCLPPDVQLTFKDATGTEVDAEIFSDLLGQGNVVLTVFSNDEFSDCSRSSASDLSFSSSGSTIIMDEVPRKKLRIEDLRSMSAKQLIEDVLRSKSGGEEVLQEYQTTETLTDATRRQMVNILVAHMIDNHGHLPTKAVREDYAKGIVMLFPSLRDPYSNKGYEHFYDAASNTGYISWRLKRVQRKIRRGYAMSPNTSTDISPRGPNFQRTVNVERQLDGSACQEAISLLNHTTDKSLIFQKMRETFHYRQKLVNDPGRSDNILSTFPRFLDTKGLVDQDFTLLFDEETSARLLQKWDVFFKPNVIKEAKQLTSTPELRRLVQSAESPIGRDFDEATRGPKSPKISACDAAERLVVFHKSCCSLEEHFRNQQSRQPYLLAVGRQKNQIDNFYITMDKHLIPCQANRSLGACDELFKAHFVFNLSYDVALVNFYTFLQTTVYNIDVGKMKESPRVRDMRARLLNQTVELSLSE; this is translated from the exons ATGCTGGTGCAGGTCAAGTACtgcgaagaaaaaaaatatgtgaagcTGAATGAAGTTGAAGGACACTTCAACTTTGGACAATTCAGTGAAAAGG TCATTGAGAGATTTTGCCTTCCGCCTGATGTACAACTTACATTCAAGGATGCAACAGGGACAGAAGTTGATGCTGAAATTTTCAGTGACCTTCTTGGACAAGGCAATGTGGTGCTGACAGTTTTCTCAAATGATG AATTCTCTGATTGCTCCAGGTCTTCTGCATCTGACTTGAGCTTCAGTTCAAGTGGATCAACTATAATCATGGATGAGGTCCCTAGGAAGAAATTGAGAATTGAGGATTTACGTTCAATGTCCGCTAAGCAG TTGATTGAGGATGTGCTTAGAAGCAAGTCTGGTGGTGAAGAGGTACTGCAGGAGTACCAAACAACAGAAACCCTAACAGATGCCACAAGAAGACAAATGGTCAACATACTAGTGGCTCACATGATTGATAATcatgg GCACCTCCCCACTAAAGCAGTCAGAGAAGATTATGCCAAAGGGATAGTGATGCTGTTCCCCTCCCTCAGGGATCCATATTCCAACAAAGGCTAT GAACACTTCTATGATGCTGCAAGCAACACAGGATACATTTCTTGGCGTCTGAAAAGAGTGCAAAGGAAGATTCGTCGAGGATATGCAATGTCACCAAATACCTCTACTGACATTTCTCCAAGAGGCCCAAATTTCCAAAGGACTGTTAATGTTGAAAGGCAACTTGATGGTAGTGCTTGTCAAGAAGCTATATCTTTGCTCAACCACACCACAGACAAGTCTCTGATTTTCCAGAAGATGAGAGAGACCTTTCATTACCGCCAGAAGCTTGTTAATGACCCAGGCAGAAGTGATAATATCCTCTCCACCTTCCCGAGATTCTTGGATACCAAAGGATTG GTGGATCAAGACTTCACACTCCTGTTTGATGAGGAGACGTCTGCTAGGCTGCTTCAGAAATGGGATGTGTTCTTCAAGCCAAATGTCATAAAAGAGGCTAAACAGCTGACTTCTACACCAGAGCTGCGTCGCTTGGTGCAGTCAGCAGAAAGTCCCATAGGACGTGATTTTGACGAGGCAACAA GGGGACCCAAGTCTCCAAAAATCAGTGCGTGTGATGCAGCTGAGAGACTTGTAGTGTTTCATAAG TCATGCTGCAGTTTGGAGGAGCATTTCCGCAACCAGCAGAGTCGGCAGCCATATCTCCTCGCTGTTGGACGTCAGAAGAACCAGATTGACAACTTCTACATCACCATGGATAAACACCTCATCCCATGCCAGGCAAACCGCTCCCTTGGGgcatgtgatgaacttttcaaGGCACATTTTGTGTTCAATTTGTCATATGATGTTGCACTTGTGAATTTTTACACATTCCTACAGACAACAGTGTATAACATTGATGTGGGGAAAATGAAGGAGTCGCCCAGAGTTAGAGACATGAGAGCTAGACTGCTTAACCAGACAGTTGAACTCTCACTCTCTGAGTAG